The following coding sequences lie in one Populus trichocarpa isolate Nisqually-1 chromosome 14, P.trichocarpa_v4.1, whole genome shotgun sequence genomic window:
- the LOC18104899 gene encoding protein TIC 22, chloroplastic has product MEPSKPSNPLLSLSTVIHQHCLRLGAEFSARVSDTTRFLAGNFPPPSRLRLAPSPPFASVSQPKQTANTANLSSEHVAKALAGTAVYTVSNSDNEFVLISDPNGAKSIGLLCFRQEDAEAFLAQVRLRRRELRSQAKVVPITLDQVYMLKVEGIAFRFLPDPVQIKNALELKSADVRSGFDGVPVFQSDQLIVKKKSKRYCPVYFQKEDIEKELSKVSRASRGPGLSQHIMVGSLEDVLKKMEISEKNSGWEDLIFIPPGKSHSQHIQEITKA; this is encoded by the exons atggaaccCTCTAAACCCTCAAACCCTCTCTTATCTCTCTCAACAGTCATCCATCAACACTGCCTCCGTCTCGGTGCCGAATTCTCAGCTCGCGTCAGCGACACCACTCGATTCCTTGCTGGCAACTTCCCTCCACCTAGCCGGCTCCGCCTGGCGCCATCGCCGCCGTTCGCCTCTGTATCGCAGCCGAAACAAACAGCTAACACCGCCAATCTCAGCTCGGAACACGTGGCGAAAGCTCTGGCAGGAACAGCCGTTTACACAGTGAGCAATTCTGACAATGAGTTCGTGCTTATCTCGGATCCTAATGGAGCTAAGTCCATTGGCTTGCTTTGCTTTCGACAAGAGGACGCTGAGGCATTTCTTGCTCAG gtTAGGTTGCGGAGAAGAGAATTGCGAAGCCAAGCTAAGGTGGTGCCTATTACACTTGACCAG GTGTACATGCTGAAGGTTGAAGGAATTGCGTTTCGGTTTTTACCTGATCCAGTTCAAATAAAGAATGCGTTAGAG CTCAAATCTGCTGATGTCAGGAGTGGGTTTGATGGAGTTCCTGTTTTCCAG TCGGACCAACTGATTGTGAAGAAGAAAAGCAAGAGATACTGCCCAGTATATTTTCAAAAG GAAGATATAGAAAAAGAACTGTCAAAGGTTTCAAGAGCATCAAGGGGTCCGGGTCTTTCTCAACATATTATG gTCGGAAGTTTAGAGGATGTTCTGAAAAAAATGGAG ATTAGTGAGAAGAATTCTGGCTGGGAAGATCTGATTTTCATTCCACCGGGTAAAAGCCATTCTCAACACATTCAGGAGATAACTAAGGCATGA